From a region of the Methanoculleus receptaculi genome:
- a CDS encoding 30S ribosomal protein S24e: MEFKITRDVRNEVLKRRELEFVLTFNGPTPSRKSIQEKLAALQNRDENLIVLDLERTRFGKMELLGRARIYDDEETKVSTEREYLLKRGKPKAESGA, translated from the coding sequence ATGGAGTTCAAAATCACGCGTGATGTGAGGAACGAGGTCTTAAAGAGGAGAGAACTTGAGTTTGTTCTCACTTTCAACGGACCGACGCCCTCGCGGAAGAGCATTCAGGAGAAACTTGCCGCCCTGCAGAACAGGGATGAGAATCTCATCGTGCTCGACCTGGAGAGAACCCGGTTCGGGAAGATGGAACTTCTCGGCCGTGCCCGGATCTATGACGACGAGGAGACGAAGGTCTCAACCGAGCGGGAGTACCTGCTCAAGCGTGGCAAACCGAAGGCTGAGAGCGGGGCTTGA
- a CDS encoding 30S ribosomal protein S27ae, whose product MTAKRYECYEIKGNAAVLLKRHCPRCGPGVLMAEHEDRVACGRCGYTEFRK is encoded by the coding sequence ATGACGGCTAAGAGATACGAGTGCTACGAGATCAAGGGCAATGCGGCGGTTCTGCTCAAGCGGCACTGTCCCCGATGCGGTCCAGGCGTCCTGATGGCCGAGCATGAGGATCGTGTGGCCTGCGGCAGGTGCGGTTATACCGAGTTCCGTAAGTAG